From the genome of Paracidovorax avenae:
GGACGCCTTCAAGACGACAAAGGCCCGCGCCGTCCTGTGCATCCTCGACTGCTGTTTCAGCGGCCAGGCGCCCGCGCGCGTACTGGAGACGGCTGCGCGTCCGCGCAACGCATTCGCTTTGACGGGAATCTATGGGGAAGGGCGCATTCTCCTGGCCGCCTGCGCCACGAACGAATCGGCATGGGAGCAGCCGGGCACCGGGCATGGCTTGCTCACGCATGCGGTCATCGAGGCCCTGGCCGGCGCCGGCGGCGAGTCGGTCAGCTTTCCGGAGATCGCGGGCGAGATCATCCGCCAGGCCCGCGTCGAAGCGGAACGCATCAGCGTCACACAGACGCCGGTGTTCCTGGGCAGCGTACAAGGTGGCCTGACGTTTCCCGTGCTCAAGCGCGGCGACAACTACGCCGCCGCGTTCCCGGCAAGGGCCGTACAGCAGATGTCCGGATCGTTCTCGGAATTTGCCGCACACGGTTTTCCGCCCGAAATCGTCGGCCAATGGGAAGCGGACTTTCCGCAAGGACTCAACGCGCTGCAGCTCAAGGCGGTCAACGAGTTCGGCGTGCTTGCCGGCAATTCGCTGCTGGTTGTTGCGCCCACAAGCTCCGGCAAGACGATGGTTGGCGAGGTGGCGGCGATCCAAGCGGTCACGTCGGGCAAGAAGGCCGCATTCCTGTTGCCCTACCGCGCGCTGGTCAACGAAAAGTTCGAGGAATTCACTGAGCGCTACACGCCCGCTGGATTGCGGGTGGTTCGTTGCAGTGGGGATGCCACCGACGGTATCGGGCCTGTCCTCGCGGGGCGCTACGACCTGGGCTTCTTCACGTACGAGACTTTTCTGAACCTCGCGCTTGGGTCGCCCCGGCTTCTGACTCAGCTCGGCCTGGTCGTGCTGGACGAAGGACAGTTCATCACCGACCCCCACCGTGGCGTGACGGTCGAATTGATCTTCTCGCTATTGCTGCGGGCACGGCAGCGGGGCATCGCGCCGCAACTGGTGATCCTGTCTGCAGTCATCGGCAACCTCAACAGCTTCGATCGCTGGCTTGGTGTACCGCTGCTGTCGTCGCGCGAGCGGCCCGTGCCGTTGATCGAGGGTGTCCTTGATCGGCGCGGGACGTTTCAATTCGTCGACGCGGATGGGACCACGAAGACGGAAGCCTTGTTGCCCTCTCACCACATCGTTCAGCGTCGTGACAAACCCAGTTCGCAGGACGTGATCGTGCCCTTGGCGCAGCAGTTGGTCGGGCAAGGCGAAAAGCTGCTGGTGTTTCGCAACATGCGTGGCCCCGCCCAGGGCTGTGCCAAGTATCTTGCGAAGGAACTTGGCTTGCCGCCTGCAGCCGCTGTCCTCGATGTCCTGCCTACCCAGGACCTGACCGGCGCGTCACAGGACTTGCGTGATTGCCTCGCCGGCGGCACCGCGTTTCACAACACCAACCTGCTGAGAGCGGAGCGCGAGGCGGTCGAGAAGGGATACCGAAGCGCCGCGGGTTGCATTCACGCCTTGGTCGCCACCACGACGCTGGCTGCCGGCATCAACACCCCCGCATCGACGGTCGTGCTCGCCGAGAACGAATTCGTTGGCGAGGACGGGCGCCAGTTCACCGTCGCCGAATACAAGAACATGGCGGGCCGCGCTGGCCGGCTTGGTTTTAACGAGATCGGCAAGGCGATCATCCTCGCCGACACCCCGATGGAACGAGCACAGCTCTTCCAGCGCTACGTGCTGGGCGTGCCGGAGGACGTGAAGTCGTCGTTCCAGCAACGGGACCTGCCGACGTGGACACTGCGCCTGCTGAGCCAGGTGCGTGGTGTTCGCGCCGACGAGATCCCGGGCCTGCTGGTCAACACGTTTGGCGGCTACTGCGCATCCCGCGCGAATCCGCAATGGGTCGCGATGGTCGAGCGGGACGTTGGCGCCTTGGTCGATCGCCTGCTACAGGCCGGCTTGGCCGAGCGTGAGGGCGACCTCATCCACCTGACGCTGCTGGGGCGGGCATGTGGTGCGTCGTCCCTGTCGTTTGAGTCGAGCCTCCGCTTGGTCGAGCTGATGGGGCGTTTGGACGTGGCCCGAACGCCTCCCGGCCACATCTTGGCCATGGTGCAGGTTTTGGACGAACTGGACGCCATTTACACCCCGGTCATGAAGAAGGGACAGTCCGAGAGCGTGCGCGCGGGCGAAGCGGCCCAGCGTTTCGGTCATCAGATGCCGCAGATGCTTCAACGCTACTGCCGCGACCAGATCGAGTTCTGGGCCCGATGCAAGCGCGCCGCACTGCTGCATGACTGGATTGAGGGCACACCGGTCGATGTGCTGGAAAGGCGCTACTCCACCACGCCGTTTGGCGGAGCCGTCGGCTACGGAAACATCATCGGCATCGCCGATGCGACGCGCTTCCATCTTCGTTCAGCTCACCAGATCCTCGCAACGCTCTTCCCGGACCAACCCGATTTCCTCAAGGGTCTGGACGACATTCTGCAGCGGCTTGAGTTTGGGCTGCCGTTGGTCGCTCTGCCGCTGACGAAGATTGCGGTGCGCCTGACGCGCGGGCAGTGCCTGGCGCTTGCAGAGATTGGGGT
Proteins encoded in this window:
- a CDS encoding DEAD/DEAH box helicase translates to MAIKAIFVGINKHLDTSIPELSGARRDATALWALFTDTIEGLSSRLLVDETATHAEVSAAMLGTLAAANSDDVVVIAFAGHGSPDGNLVLFDTDASDLAGTALSMAGLADAFKTTKARAVLCILDCCFSGQAPARVLETAARPRNAFALTGIYGEGRILLAACATNESAWEQPGTGHGLLTHAVIEALAGAGGESVSFPEIAGEIIRQARVEAERISVTQTPVFLGSVQGGLTFPVLKRGDNYAAAFPARAVQQMSGSFSEFAAHGFPPEIVGQWEADFPQGLNALQLKAVNEFGVLAGNSLLVVAPTSSGKTMVGEVAAIQAVTSGKKAAFLLPYRALVNEKFEEFTERYTPAGLRVVRCSGDATDGIGPVLAGRYDLGFFTYETFLNLALGSPRLLTQLGLVVLDEGQFITDPHRGVTVELIFSLLLRARQRGIAPQLVILSAVIGNLNSFDRWLGVPLLSSRERPVPLIEGVLDRRGTFQFVDADGTTKTEALLPSHHIVQRRDKPSSQDVIVPLAQQLVGQGEKLLVFRNMRGPAQGCAKYLAKELGLPPAAAVLDVLPTQDLTGASQDLRDCLAGGTAFHNTNLLRAEREAVEKGYRSAAGCIHALVATTTLAAGINTPASTVVLAENEFVGEDGRQFTVAEYKNMAGRAGRLGFNEIGKAIILADTPMERAQLFQRYVLGVPEDVKSSFQQRDLPTWTLRLLSQVRGVRADEIPGLLVNTFGGYCASRANPQWVAMVERDVGALVDRLLQAGLAEREGDLIHLTLLGRACGASSLSFESSLRLVELMGRLDVARTPPGHILAMVQVLDELDAIYTPVMKKGQSESVRAGEAAQRFGHQMPQMLQRYCRDQIEFWARCKRAALLHDWIEGTPVDVLERRYSTTPFGGAVGYGNIIGIADATRFHLRSAHQILATLFPDQPDFLKGLDDILQRLEFGLPLVALPLTKIAVRLTRGQCLALAEIGVHTPDQLRALTNDRLRDCVGPATAALLRPVGNIAAVGEEGEK